GGTCTTAAGTGTTAATCAAACTAAAGCTCTTGATAGACTCTATGAACTAGACTACTTAAAACAAATTACTAATTTAATGATTAATTCGGGATTCCTGGATGAATTTTACTTCATACTTAACAACAACAGACAATATGTTGGATGCTATAAAGAGTATTTAATAGCAATTCTTTATAGTATTCAATTTGATATATTTAATAAGGACGCCGATTTTAAAAAACCTCATCTTGTGTATCTAGAAGAGTTTGAAAATAATGTTGGGGATTTTGAAAAGTTTGACTATATTAATGAGGCTTGGAATTACGAGG
This is a stretch of genomic DNA from Candidatus Borreliella tachyglossi. It encodes these proteins:
- a CDS encoding DUF1473 family protein — protein: MKILTKTKVYEYKVKAIPVYEWDRVLSVNQTKALDRLYELDYLKQITNLMINSGFLDEFYFILNNNRQYVGCYKEYLIAILYSIQFDIFNKDADFKKPHLVYLEEFENNVGDFEKFDYINEAWNYEAVIDSIDNAIAI